The Halobellus sp. MBLA0158 genome has a window encoding:
- a CDS encoding DUF2797 domain-containing protein yields the protein MQFVGYDTGGPGLLLSDASSDDTETDPGASADVEFVSLESGTELAYSLGERHCAGAVTDDGHVPCPEPTAPHCPQHASTWVCAKCTGICLKDEMDCVEPHAIYLAAFAPDAFKVGVTKEWRLETRLREQGADRGALLAVVPDGRIAREREAEIAEEIPDRIRVPTKRAGLHRDVDEAAWDALCSEFGVDEDDRFRFSYGLDLRDRPVAETIATGVVRGVQGRLLVLDHAGSTYAVDLRDLVGYEAAPEATTRDVQASLGAWG from the coding sequence GTGCAGTTCGTCGGCTACGACACGGGCGGTCCGGGGCTCCTCCTCAGCGACGCCTCCTCGGACGATACCGAAACCGATCCCGGGGCGTCCGCCGACGTCGAGTTCGTTTCCTTAGAGTCGGGCACCGAACTCGCCTACTCCCTCGGCGAGCGCCACTGCGCGGGGGCGGTCACCGACGACGGCCACGTCCCCTGTCCGGAGCCGACCGCGCCTCACTGTCCGCAACACGCCTCCACGTGGGTCTGCGCCAAGTGTACGGGCATCTGCCTGAAAGACGAGATGGACTGCGTCGAGCCGCACGCGATCTATCTCGCGGCGTTCGCGCCCGACGCGTTCAAGGTGGGCGTGACGAAGGAGTGGCGCCTCGAAACCCGGCTCCGCGAGCAGGGCGCCGACCGCGGGGCCCTCCTCGCGGTCGTCCCGGACGGCCGCATCGCCCGCGAGCGGGAGGCCGAGATCGCCGAGGAGATCCCCGATCGCATCCGCGTCCCCACGAAGCGCGCCGGCCTCCACCGCGACGTCGACGAGGCGGCCTGGGACGCGCTCTGTTCCGAGTTCGGCGTCGACGAGGACGACCGCTTTCGCTTCTCCTACGGCCTGGACCTCCGGGACCGACCGGTCGCCGAGACGATCGCCACCGGCGTCGTCCGGGGCGTCCAGGGTCGCCTCCTGGTCCTCGATCACGCGGGGAGCACCTACGCCGTCGACCTTCGAGACTTGGTCGGTTACGAGGCCGCGCCGGAGGCGACCACCCGCGACGTGCAGGCCAGCCTGGGCGCGTGGGGATGA
- a CDS encoding thiolase C-terminal domain-containing protein — protein sequence MERVAIIGASMTQFGQREEWIRGLLAEAGGACLRDAGVSADAVDHLYVSNMASGEFEGQTGVPNALAHDLSAVPAYTARIDQTSSSGGAGVYAAWQSVASGASEMTLLVGGEKMTHRSTAEATDVIASLTHPVEYKHGITLPSFAGLTARHYLNEYDAPREALGKVAVKNHKNGVDNPHAQFQKEVDLDTVLESPIVADPLRLYDFCPITDGSAALLLCPESVAREYTDEYAVVSGIGGATDTHVVHERADPTTMGGVVNSAEQAYEMADASPDDVDVAELHDMFTILEFLQSEDLGFFEKGEGWKAVEEGVTDRDGDLPINTSGGLKSKGHPLGASGVAQVYEIYKQVVGEAGPRQVDAETGLACNVGGFGNCVTTTILEGQV from the coding sequence ATGGAGCGCGTAGCGATCATCGGCGCGTCGATGACCCAGTTCGGGCAACGCGAGGAGTGGATCCGCGGGTTGCTCGCGGAGGCCGGAGGCGCCTGCCTCCGGGACGCTGGGGTGTCGGCCGACGCCGTCGACCACCTGTACGTCTCGAATATGGCGAGCGGCGAGTTCGAGGGCCAGACCGGCGTTCCGAACGCCCTCGCACACGACCTCTCGGCGGTCCCCGCCTACACGGCGCGGATCGATCAGACCTCCTCGTCCGGCGGCGCGGGCGTCTACGCCGCCTGGCAGTCGGTCGCGTCGGGCGCCTCCGAGATGACGCTGCTCGTCGGCGGCGAGAAGATGACCCACCGCTCGACGGCCGAGGCGACCGACGTCATCGCCTCGCTCACCCACCCCGTCGAGTACAAACACGGGATCACGCTCCCCTCCTTCGCGGGGCTCACCGCGCGGCACTACCTGAACGAGTACGACGCGCCCCGCGAGGCCCTGGGGAAGGTCGCGGTGAAGAACCACAAGAACGGCGTCGACAACCCTCACGCCCAATTTCAGAAGGAGGTCGACCTCGATACGGTGCTTGAGTCGCCGATCGTGGCCGACCCGCTCCGGCTCTATGACTTCTGTCCCATCACCGACGGCTCGGCGGCGCTCCTCCTCTGTCCCGAGTCGGTCGCGAGGGAGTACACCGACGAGTACGCGGTCGTCTCGGGCATCGGCGGCGCGACAGACACCCACGTCGTCCACGAGCGCGCCGACCCGACGACGATGGGCGGCGTCGTCAACTCCGCCGAGCAGGCCTACGAGATGGCAGATGCCTCTCCGGACGACGTCGACGTGGCCGAACTCCACGACATGTTCACCATCCTGGAGTTCCTCCAGTCCGAGGACCTGGGCTTCTTCGAGAAGGGCGAGGGCTGGAAGGCCGTCGAGGAGGGCGTCACCGACCGCGACGGCGACCTCCCGATCAACACCTCCGGAGGTCTCAAGTCGAAGGGCCACCCGCTCGGCGCCTCCGGCGTCGCGCAGGTCTACGAGATCTACAAGCAGGTCGTCGGCGAGGCCGGCCCCCGCCAGGTCGACGCCGAGACGGGACTGGCCTGCAACGTCGGCGGCTTCGGGAACTGCGTGACGACCACGATTCTGGAGGGACAGGTATGA
- a CDS encoding DUF4382 domain-containing protein produces the protein MNRNAIATVLVAALVLVAGCSAGTTGSGGDVATDGTATAMESTSSSGSGGTVNLYISDQRNDIDDFEHLNVTITRVGLLPAGEDDADESDDADESDESEDGDDTETETEVDDDANETETEVTVTSAASTEEMDDGEDADDEGESEWIEYEVDNRTVDLTRLKGANATQLSSFDVPNGTYEKVFVYVSGVEGTLKDGSDQRVKLPSGKLQLNSEFTVGAGEEVDFVFDITAIKAGQSGKYILKPVISESGTDVEIDRVDEDEDDDDDERGEQAADRPDGESRALDASFVGNVTRGENATLSVTRNGSAVANASVSVNDEAVGTTDADGTITFPVPEDAEELSVSVTKGEMEGEVEIEFESESDSDSDSEAGSDQGQSNGQQTATA, from the coding sequence ATGAACCGCAACGCAATCGCGACCGTCCTCGTCGCGGCGCTGGTGCTCGTCGCCGGCTGTTCGGCCGGCACCACCGGCTCCGGCGGGGACGTCGCGACCGACGGCACCGCCACGGCGATGGAGTCGACGAGCAGCTCCGGCAGCGGCGGCACGGTGAACCTCTACATCAGCGACCAGCGGAACGACATCGACGACTTCGAGCACCTGAACGTCACCATCACGCGCGTCGGCTTGCTTCCGGCGGGCGAGGATGACGCCGACGAGTCCGACGACGCCGACGAATCCGACGAGTCCGAGGACGGTGACGACACCGAAACCGAGACCGAGGTCGACGACGACGCGAACGAGACCGAGACGGAAGTGACCGTCACGTCGGCCGCGTCCACCGAGGAGATGGACGACGGCGAGGACGCCGACGACGAGGGCGAGTCCGAGTGGATCGAATACGAGGTCGACAACCGCACGGTCGACCTGACGCGGCTCAAGGGCGCGAACGCGACGCAGCTGTCGTCGTTCGACGTCCCGAACGGCACCTACGAGAAGGTGTTCGTCTACGTCTCCGGCGTCGAGGGGACGCTCAAGGATGGGAGCGACCAGCGCGTGAAGCTCCCGAGCGGCAAGCTCCAACTGAACTCGGAGTTCACCGTCGGTGCCGGCGAGGAGGTCGACTTCGTGTTCGACATCACCGCGATCAAGGCCGGCCAGAGCGGGAAGTACATCCTGAAGCCGGTGATCTCCGAGTCCGGGACGGACGTCGAGATCGACCGGGTCGACGAGGACGAAGACGACGATGACGACGAGCGCGGCGAGCAGGCGGCCGATCGCCCCGACGGCGAGAGCCGGGCGCTCGACGCCAGCTTCGTCGGGAACGTCACCCGCGGCGAGAACGCGACGCTCAGCGTGACGCGGAACGGGAGCGCGGTCGCGAACGCTTCCGTGTCGGTCAACGACGAGGCGGTCGGGACGACCGACGCGGACGGCACGATCACGTTCCCCGTCCCCGAGGACGCCGAGGAGCTCTCCGTGAGCGTGACGAAAGGCGAGATGGAAGGCGAAGTCGAAATCGAGTTCGAGTCGGAGTCCGATTCGGATTCGGACTCGGAGGCCGGATCCGACCAGGGACAATCGAACGGCCAGCAGACCGCGACGGCCTGA
- a CDS encoding aldo/keto reductase — MSDLSYRRLGSTGTKVSELCFGTWRFGRETDGVVETTKGEAHDLLDAFADRGGNFIDTANVYGTPSGRSEEWIGDWLAGRDRSKYVVASKVYFDFDPDDPNGSGLSRTHIREQIEGTLDRLGTDYLDLYYIHRWDEETPIEETLSTLDRLVEEGKVNYLGASTMAAWQLTKALWKSEVNGWERFEVTQPLFHAGYYEDVKEYLDVCGDQGLAVCPYSPLAGGFLTGKYERADSGDPTDVIAPDGSRASLDDRFSDYYLSERGWHVLDAVRAVADEEGVSPAQVALRWLMDYPDATVIPIVGARTVEQLEENLGAADVDLSDAQWDRIFEARYDEEGRRWGHR, encoded by the coding sequence ATGAGTGATCTCTCCTACCGGCGGCTCGGCTCGACCGGCACGAAGGTCTCGGAGCTCTGCTTCGGGACGTGGCGCTTCGGCCGCGAGACCGACGGCGTCGTCGAGACGACGAAGGGCGAGGCCCACGACCTGCTGGACGCCTTTGCGGACCGCGGCGGCAACTTCATCGACACCGCGAACGTCTACGGCACGCCTAGCGGCCGCAGTGAGGAGTGGATCGGCGACTGGCTCGCCGGCCGGGACCGCTCGAAGTACGTCGTCGCCTCGAAGGTCTACTTCGACTTCGATCCCGACGACCCCAACGGCTCGGGGCTGTCGCGGACGCACATCCGAGAACAGATCGAGGGCACCCTCGACCGGCTCGGCACCGACTACCTCGACCTCTACTACATCCACCGCTGGGACGAGGAGACGCCGATCGAGGAGACGCTGTCGACGCTGGACCGCCTCGTCGAGGAGGGAAAAGTGAACTACCTCGGCGCCTCGACGATGGCGGCCTGGCAGCTCACGAAGGCGCTGTGGAAGTCCGAGGTCAACGGCTGGGAGCGCTTCGAGGTCACCCAGCCGCTGTTCCACGCCGGCTACTACGAGGACGTGAAGGAGTACCTCGACGTCTGCGGCGACCAGGGGCTGGCGGTCTGCCCGTACTCGCCGCTGGCCGGCGGCTTCCTCACCGGCAAGTACGAGCGCGCGGACTCCGGCGATCCCACGGACGTGATCGCCCCGGACGGGTCGCGGGCGTCCCTCGACGACCGCTTCAGCGACTACTACCTCTCCGAGCGCGGCTGGCACGTCCTCGATGCGGTCCGCGCGGTCGCCGACGAGGAGGGCGTCTCGCCCGCGCAGGTGGCGCTCCGGTGGCTGATGGACTACCCCGACGCGACCGTGATTCCGATCGTCGGCGCCCGGACCGTCGAACAACTGGAGGAGAACCTCGGCGCCGCTGACGTCGACCTCTCCGACGCCCAGTGGGACCGCATCTTCGAGGCCCGCTACGACGAGGAGGGCCGCCGCTGGGGTCACCGCTGA
- a CDS encoding SIMPL domain-containing protein, with amino-acid sequence MPRRALAAVGVVALVLLAGCSGALSGSAADAPQSQSQAGSTIEVSGVGSASGQPNRAVVRVGVVATADDAVTARQRLAENVSRMRDALSGMGLTDDQVTTQYYDIGRDYRPPRREGAEPRVQYRATHEFEITLSDVDRVGAVIDTAVGNGATNVDDVSFTLAADRRKQLEHSARQSAMADARQKAETVAEAANLTITGVHVVRVEGDSPRPVDLEYAATSTPAGNVGSDVESGPVDVVATVQVVYNATAA; translated from the coding sequence ATGCCACGACGCGCACTCGCCGCAGTCGGCGTGGTCGCATTGGTCCTGCTCGCGGGCTGTTCGGGCGCCCTCTCGGGCTCCGCCGCGGACGCTCCGCAGTCCCAGTCCCAGGCTGGAAGCACGATCGAGGTCTCCGGCGTCGGCAGCGCCAGCGGACAGCCGAACCGCGCGGTCGTCCGCGTCGGCGTGGTCGCGACCGCAGACGACGCCGTGACCGCCCGGCAGCGACTCGCCGAGAACGTCTCGCGGATGCGAGACGCCCTCTCGGGGATGGGCCTCACCGACGACCAGGTCACGACCCAGTACTACGACATCGGCCGCGACTACCGGCCGCCGCGGCGCGAGGGCGCGGAGCCGCGGGTCCAGTACCGCGCGACCCACGAGTTCGAGATCACGCTCTCGGACGTCGACCGGGTCGGCGCGGTCATCGACACCGCGGTCGGGAACGGCGCCACGAACGTCGACGACGTCTCCTTCACGCTCGCCGCCGACCGCCGCAAGCAACTCGAACACAGCGCGCGCCAGTCGGCGATGGCCGACGCGCGGCAGAAGGCCGAAACGGTGGCCGAAGCGGCCAACCTCACGATCACCGGCGTCCACGTCGTCCGCGTCGAGGGCGACTCGCCGCGCCCGGTCGACCTCGAATACGCCGCGACGTCGACGCCCGCCGGGAACGTCGGCAGCGACGTCGAGAGCGGTCCGGTCGACGTCGTCGCGACCGTGCAGGTCGTCTACAACGCGACGGCCGCCTGA
- a CDS encoding DUF7548 family protein, with translation MNLGLDSLAPKVGAVVCLLLAGVVFAPALVVSAPGSGVAEYYAAGPIGVSIVGVLALLDVVVFLAGAQERSDPATLSGVALVSGLAMVLFSLLWALAIDPTLLFSFPAEYAWLETHRWVVVTGAAVAAIAAASYARRVLS, from the coding sequence ATGAACCTCGGCCTCGACTCCCTCGCGCCGAAGGTCGGCGCGGTCGTCTGCCTCCTGCTCGCGGGGGTCGTCTTCGCGCCCGCGCTCGTGGTATCGGCGCCCGGCTCGGGCGTCGCGGAGTACTACGCCGCCGGCCCGATCGGCGTCTCGATCGTCGGCGTGCTCGCGCTGCTCGACGTCGTCGTCTTCCTCGCGGGCGCCCAGGAGCGGTCGGACCCCGCGACCCTCTCGGGCGTCGCGCTCGTCTCCGGGCTCGCGATGGTGCTCTTCTCGCTCCTCTGGGCGCTGGCGATCGACCCGACGCTCCTCTTCAGTTTCCCCGCGGAGTACGCGTGGCTGGAGACCCACCGGTGGGTCGTCGTCACGGGCGCCGCCGTCGCCGCCATCGCGGCCGCCAGCTACGCCCGACGGGTCCTGAGCTGA
- the coxB gene encoding cytochrome c oxidase subunit II yields the protein MRKTRLALVSLLTVVVAGLVADPVAAQTSASAELIHGLNGKLLTIAIPVTILVEAILIYTVVKFRNNDEPSPTKENRRLEITWTIATAIILLFVGVASYGVLANENVSGQPQVQNAAGDAVDGDPVVVRAEAYQWGWEMSYPEAGNFSTGTNIVVPVDRPVHIRVTSRDVIHGFHAPDLALKVDAMPGQVNTIKTVPYETGEFQGYCTEYCGVAHSQMYFTIEVVSQEEYQQWLDEQQNSNE from the coding sequence ATGCGAAAGACGCGTTTGGCACTCGTTTCACTGCTCACGGTGGTGGTGGCGGGCCTGGTCGCGGACCCGGTCGCCGCGCAGACGTCCGCCAGCGCGGAGCTCATCCACGGGCTGAACGGGAAGCTGCTGACGATCGCGATTCCCGTCACCATCCTCGTGGAGGCGATCCTCATCTACACGGTGGTGAAGTTCCGGAACAACGACGAGCCGAGTCCGACGAAGGAGAACCGTCGCCTGGAGATCACCTGGACGATCGCCACGGCGATCATCCTCCTGTTCGTGGGGGTCGCCTCCTACGGCGTGTTGGCGAACGAGAACGTCTCCGGCCAGCCGCAGGTGCAGAACGCCGCCGGCGACGCGGTCGACGGGGACCCGGTCGTCGTCCGCGCGGAGGCCTACCAGTGGGGCTGGGAGATGTCCTACCCCGAGGCGGGCAACTTCTCGACCGGTACGAACATCGTCGTCCCGGTCGATCGCCCGGTCCACATACGGGTCACGTCGCGCGACGTGATACACGGCTTCCACGCTCCGGACCTGGCGCTCAAGGTGGACGCGATGCCCGGCCAGGTGAACACGATCAAGACCGTGCCCTACGAGACCGGCGAGTTCCAGGGCTACTGCACGGAGTACTGCGGGGTCGCCCACTCACAGATGTACTTCACGATCGAGGTCGTCTCCCAAGAGGAGTACCAGCAGTGGCTCGACGAGCAGCAGAACAGTAACGAGTAG
- the cyoE gene encoding heme o synthase: MAPTASHDRFHGLLAATAIGVYLLLLVGATTALTDAAAACTAWPICGDGWTTPTAAAGWLAVGHRIAAVLVGALGVVTMVTGLRAGVERRVLAATVLAGVLYPIQAGLGAVVAVGGATGALSALHLTVGMGIFGSLVAALAWSLERETGDPNEDLVDSVDLDPPVDDGYEPTIPTDPRERLLATAKAYLRLTKPRLMWLLCLVAAAGMALAATTGGDLTVGIVLATLGGGVLSIGASGTFNHVLERDIDRRMQRTSDRPLATDLVPVRNALAFGVALAVASVALFAWVNVLAAVLGVAAILFYSVVYTLLLKPNTVQNTVIGGAAGALPALIGWVAVTGEVGLGGVALATIIFLWTPAHFYNLALAYKDDYERGGFPMMPVVRGETETRKHVLFYLAATLVAAGAMAMMDALGLLYALTSVAFGAAFLYFAVRLHYEQTEAAALRSFHASNAYLGALLLAVVVDALAV, encoded by the coding sequence GTGGCGCCGACCGCATCCCACGACAGATTCCACGGCCTGCTCGCGGCGACGGCCATCGGCGTCTATCTGCTACTGCTCGTCGGCGCGACGACGGCCCTGACCGACGCGGCCGCGGCGTGTACCGCCTGGCCGATCTGCGGCGACGGGTGGACGACGCCGACGGCGGCGGCCGGCTGGCTCGCCGTCGGCCACCGGATCGCGGCCGTGCTCGTCGGCGCGCTCGGCGTCGTGACGATGGTGACGGGGCTTCGCGCCGGCGTCGAGCGGCGCGTGCTGGCGGCGACGGTGCTCGCCGGCGTCCTCTACCCGATCCAGGCCGGCCTCGGCGCGGTGGTCGCGGTCGGCGGCGCGACCGGCGCGCTCTCGGCGCTCCATCTGACCGTCGGGATGGGCATCTTCGGCTCGCTCGTCGCTGCGCTGGCGTGGTCGCTGGAGCGCGAGACCGGCGACCCGAACGAGGATCTGGTCGACAGCGTCGACCTCGATCCGCCCGTCGACGACGGCTACGAGCCGACGATTCCGACAGACCCCCGAGAGCGACTGCTCGCGACCGCGAAGGCGTACCTCAGGCTGACGAAGCCCCGGCTGATGTGGCTGCTGTGTCTCGTCGCCGCCGCGGGGATGGCGCTGGCGGCGACCACCGGCGGCGACCTGACGGTCGGGATCGTCCTCGCGACGCTGGGCGGCGGCGTGCTCTCGATCGGCGCCTCGGGGACGTTCAATCACGTCCTCGAACGCGACATCGACAGGCGGATGCAGCGGACGAGCGACCGGCCGCTCGCGACGGACTTAGTCCCCGTCCGCAACGCCCTGGCGTTCGGCGTCGCCCTCGCGGTCGCCTCCGTCGCGCTGTTCGCGTGGGTGAACGTCCTCGCCGCGGTCCTCGGGGTCGCGGCGATCCTGTTTTACAGCGTCGTCTACACGCTGCTCCTGAAACCGAACACAGTCCAGAACACCGTGATCGGCGGCGCCGCGGGCGCGCTGCCCGCGCTCATCGGCTGGGTCGCCGTCACCGGCGAGGTCGGACTCGGGGGCGTGGCGCTCGCGACGATCATCTTCCTGTGGACGCCCGCGCACTTCTACAACCTCGCGCTGGCGTACAAGGACGACTACGAGCGCGGCGGCTTCCCGATGATGCCCGTCGTCCGCGGCGAGACCGAGACGCGAAAGCACGTGCTCTTCTACCTCGCCGCGACGCTCGTCGCCGCGGGCGCGATGGCGATGATGGACGCGCTGGGTCTGCTCTATGCGCTCACGAGCGTCGCCTTCGGCGCGGCGTTCCTGTACTTCGCCGTGCGGCTCCACTACGAACAGACCGAGGCCGCGGCGCTCCGCTCGTTCCACGCCTCGAACGCGTACCTCGGCGCCTTGCTCCTCGCCGTGGTCGTCGACGCCCTGGCAGTCTGA
- a CDS encoding DUF7546 family protein: MALADTASRVGIRGRDALHAALVANTVVALALAYLLTAGITIVQPRYTLYGLLWIVVGVLAVWKTEPAPTDAGIRRRAVAVAAAYFVVLAVVGGVVVTAMRPGAGEFGVRIATLAPGWGPAPVVSTPWAALVLMPARVVGYLALAYLVYATVIDAAGAAVSGIVGLFSCVSCSWPIVASLLSGVFGGGSAVAAAAFDFSYDVSTVVFLATVALLYWRPVVGDRFRR, encoded by the coding sequence ATGGCGCTCGCCGACACCGCCTCGCGCGTCGGAATCCGGGGCCGAGACGCCCTCCACGCCGCGCTCGTCGCCAACACGGTCGTGGCCCTGGCGCTGGCGTACCTCCTGACGGCGGGCATCACGATCGTCCAGCCCCGATACACGCTCTACGGCCTGCTGTGGATCGTCGTCGGCGTCCTCGCCGTCTGGAAGACCGAGCCCGCGCCGACCGACGCGGGGATCCGCCGCCGAGCCGTCGCGGTCGCCGCCGCTTACTTCGTCGTGCTCGCGGTCGTCGGCGGCGTCGTCGTCACCGCGATGCGGCCCGGCGCGGGCGAGTTCGGCGTCCGGATCGCGACGCTCGCGCCGGGGTGGGGCCCCGCGCCAGTCGTCTCGACGCCGTGGGCCGCCCTCGTGTTGATGCCCGCGCGCGTCGTCGGCTACCTCGCGCTCGCGTACCTCGTGTACGCGACGGTGATCGACGCCGCGGGCGCGGCCGTCTCCGGGATCGTCGGGCTCTTTTCGTGCGTGTCGTGCTCGTGGCCGATCGTGGCGTCGCTCCTGTCGGGCGTCTTCGGCGGGGGTTCGGCGGTCGCCGCCGCGGCGTTCGACTTCTCCTACGACGTCTCGACGGTCGTCTTCCTCGCGACGGTCGCGCTCCTGTACTGGCGGCCGGTCGTCGGCGACCGGTTCCGTCGGTGA
- a CDS encoding OB-fold domain-containing protein — translation MSQETEDASDGPTMEAYRYPDGSITYPGHPYGPGGEEPTGTVDLSEYTAEVVTWTTSTATPPGVREPNTIAIVEFDVDGEPVRAIGQVTTDEVDVGDAVEPVYCEELRDPEAGIREPESQEWDGFRFEPVE, via the coding sequence ATGAGCCAGGAGACCGAGGACGCGAGCGACGGACCGACGATGGAGGCGTACCGCTACCCCGACGGGAGCATCACCTACCCGGGCCACCCGTACGGCCCCGGCGGCGAGGAGCCGACCGGGACGGTCGACCTCAGCGAGTACACCGCCGAGGTCGTCACCTGGACGACGTCGACCGCGACGCCGCCGGGCGTCCGCGAGCCGAACACGATCGCCATCGTCGAGTTCGACGTCGACGGCGAGCCCGTTCGGGCGATCGGTCAGGTCACGACCGACGAGGTCGACGTCGGCGACGCGGTCGAGCCGGTGTACTGCGAGGAGCTCCGCGACCCCGAGGCGGGCATCCGCGAGCCCGAGAGCCAGGAGTGGGACGGCTTCCGGTTCGAGCCCGTCGAGTAG
- a CDS encoding HVO_2922 family protein, which translates to MSDSDDGTLPRWYRRGIGRPETTDEVRGYWLFALGAVLGVLGLVLFLPSRVASPLREWAIVFAGVGLALVLAGPIIRLPLRERATRLTYVGLAVCFVAVVWFLIAFPDGWTRSRWVWIIGLYALGAIVIAAAGVFVPLVTPSATAAAESEREALREEVDDLRTALEDAGVEEAEAAETIERLREREADLSATVEQLREDVAGVEADEADLAARLRSLRSSSAQFELYEDQGGEYRWRLRHRNGNVIASSGEGYTARHNAQKGMQSVRRNALGATVLFLEDESELPEADEEFDPVEEAESQAEFELYEDRGGEYRWRLRHENGNLIAESSEGYTRRRDAKRAMDRVREYVGGADYLRFDPTAFETYRDAAGAWRWRLVHRNGNVLADSGEGYTRRRDAKRAIDRIREGIDDLSFERYEDAAGEYRWRLKSANGQILGDSGQGYADARGADEAVDRVREYAPEARVLDVGEAAFEIYEDRGGEYRWRLRHRNGNILADSGQGYAERRNAREGVESVKRNAPNAELESADEADDAGDGEGSDDGNGAENAEGAGTDADATGETEEEREDGSGG; encoded by the coding sequence ATGAGTGATTCGGACGACGGCACGCTTCCGCGGTGGTATCGACGGGGAATCGGACGACCCGAGACGACCGACGAAGTCCGCGGCTACTGGCTGTTCGCTCTCGGGGCCGTCCTTGGCGTGCTCGGCCTGGTGTTGTTCCTCCCGAGCCGGGTGGCGAGCCCGCTCCGGGAGTGGGCGATCGTCTTCGCCGGGGTGGGGCTCGCACTGGTGCTGGCGGGCCCCATCATCCGACTCCCGTTGCGAGAGCGAGCCACCCGCCTGACGTACGTCGGGCTGGCCGTCTGTTTCGTCGCCGTGGTCTGGTTCCTGATCGCGTTCCCCGACGGGTGGACGCGGTCCAGGTGGGTGTGGATCATCGGCCTGTACGCGCTCGGGGCGATCGTGATCGCGGCCGCCGGGGTGTTCGTCCCGCTCGTGACCCCGAGTGCGACGGCGGCCGCCGAGTCCGAGCGGGAAGCGCTGCGTGAGGAGGTCGACGACCTCCGCACCGCGCTCGAAGACGCGGGTGTCGAGGAGGCCGAGGCGGCGGAGACGATCGAGCGGCTCCGCGAGCGCGAGGCCGATCTGTCGGCAACGGTCGAACAACTCCGCGAGGACGTCGCGGGCGTCGAGGCCGACGAGGCCGACCTCGCGGCGCGGCTGCGGTCGCTGCGGTCCAGCAGCGCCCAGTTCGAGCTCTACGAGGATCAGGGCGGCGAGTACCGCTGGCGGCTCCGCCACCGCAACGGCAACGTCATCGCGAGCAGCGGCGAGGGGTACACGGCGCGCCACAACGCCCAGAAGGGGATGCAGAGCGTCCGCCGGAACGCCCTCGGCGCGACCGTGCTGTTCCTCGAAGACGAGTCCGAACTCCCCGAGGCCGACGAGGAGTTCGACCCGGTCGAGGAGGCCGAAAGCCAGGCCGAGTTCGAGCTCTACGAGGACCGCGGCGGCGAGTACCGCTGGCGACTCCGCCACGAGAACGGCAATCTGATCGCCGAGAGCAGCGAGGGCTACACCCGGCGGCGCGACGCCAAGCGCGCGATGGACCGCGTCCGCGAGTACGTCGGCGGCGCGGACTACCTCCGGTTCGACCCGACGGCGTTCGAGACCTACCGCGACGCCGCCGGCGCCTGGCGGTGGCGGCTCGTCCACCGGAACGGGAACGTCCTCGCGGACTCCGGGGAGGGCTACACCCGACGGCGCGACGCGAAGCGGGCGATCGACCGGATCCGCGAGGGGATCGACGACCTGTCGTTCGAGCGGTACGAGGACGCGGCCGGCGAGTACCGCTGGCGGCTCAAGTCGGCGAACGGCCAGATTCTCGGGGACTCCGGGCAGGGATACGCCGACGCCCGCGGCGCCGACGAGGCCGTCGACCGCGTCCGGGAGTACGCGCCCGAGGCGCGGGTGCTCGACGTCGGCGAGGCCGCCTTCGAGATCTACGAGGACCGCGGCGGCGAGTACCGCTGGCGACTCCGCCACCGCAACGGGAACATCCTCGCTGACTCGGGCCAGGGCTACGCCGAGCGGCGGAACGCCCGCGAGGGCGTCGAGAGCGTCAAGCGGAACGCGCCGAACGCGGAGCTCGAATCTGCGGACGAGGCGGACGACGCGGGCGATGGCGAGGGTTCAGACGACGGCAACGGCGCAGAAAACGCGGAAGGCGCCGGCACCGACGCCGACGCTACCGGGGAGACCGAAGAAGAAAGGGAGGACGGGTCGGGCGGCTGA
- a CDS encoding SelT/SelW/SelH family protein translates to MTAIEIEYCVPCGFLDRAEEIQHALLEQFGDRLDRVALVTGDHGVLTVAVDGDVVWDKADDDYDVDAITRRVRDEI, encoded by the coding sequence ATGACGGCGATCGAGATCGAATACTGCGTGCCTTGCGGCTTCCTCGACCGCGCCGAGGAGATCCAGCACGCCCTGCTCGAACAGTTCGGCGACCGGCTGGACCGGGTCGCGCTCGTGACCGGCGACCACGGCGTGCTGACGGTCGCCGTCGACGGCGACGTCGTCTGGGACAAGGCCGACGACGACTACGACGTCGACGCGATCACGCGTCGCGTGCGCGACGAGATCTGA